In Prescottella soli, a genomic segment contains:
- a CDS encoding SDR family NAD(P)-dependent oxidoreductase, which produces MAGAVLVTGAGGGLGRGVAERMSADGRGLALLDIDEGRLSDTAAAVASRGVTVTTHVVDICDVDALRAVVAEAFVAHDDLDGLVNVAGLGGFWQYDALDVDTWDKTYAVNVRGVFFAIQAFAAELATRGREGAVVNFSSIAARNGHELLTAYGSSKAAVLAMTNSLARALAPTVRVNAVLPGLIWTDMWRQSAGWLAEHDPALAGVAPEQIFGAMVDQLIPMKRPQTVEDVAGAVAYLLSADAANITGQSLHVDGGAVLP; this is translated from the coding sequence ATGGCGGGCGCGGTCCTTGTCACGGGTGCCGGCGGCGGGCTCGGTCGTGGTGTGGCCGAACGGATGTCCGCGGACGGCCGGGGTCTGGCGTTGCTCGACATCGACGAAGGGCGGTTGTCGGACACCGCCGCCGCGGTTGCCTCGCGCGGAGTCACGGTGACCACCCACGTCGTGGACATCTGCGACGTGGACGCGCTGCGGGCGGTCGTGGCGGAGGCCTTCGTCGCGCACGATGATCTCGACGGTCTCGTCAACGTGGCAGGACTCGGCGGGTTCTGGCAGTACGACGCGCTCGACGTCGACACCTGGGACAAGACGTATGCGGTCAACGTTCGGGGGGTCTTCTTCGCGATCCAGGCCTTCGCGGCGGAACTGGCCACGCGGGGTAGGGAAGGAGCGGTGGTCAACTTCTCCTCGATTGCGGCGCGGAACGGGCACGAGTTGCTCACCGCATACGGTTCCTCGAAGGCGGCGGTACTGGCGATGACGAATTCGCTGGCCCGTGCCCTCGCCCCGACTGTTCGCGTCAATGCTGTTCTGCCCGGCCTGATCTGGACGGACATGTGGCGGCAGTCCGCCGGCTGGCTCGCCGAGCACGACCCGGCTCTCGCCGGGGTGGCGCCCGAGCAGATCTTCGGCGCGATGGTCGACCAGCTCATCCCGATGAAGCGCCCGCAGACCGTCGAGGATGTCGCCGGAGCCGTCGCGTACCTGCTCTCGGCCGACGCGGCCAACATCACCGGGCAGTCCCTGCACGTGGACGGCGGCGCGGTGCTCCCGTAG
- a CDS encoding LysR family transcriptional regulator, with product MDLNLRLVRYFVAVADAGTFTKAAEQLHIATPSLSQQVRKLEERLGVLLLERDHRGARLTDAGQDFLEESRVLLAAAESAVGAARRHKRSSSGKVRLGFLAGGAGELTRPIIDEFHRREPEVELELTQLAWGDELSALTSGRVDMVVARPPLESHPRLRRVVLFEEPRVLLMAHDHPLARRRKLRIVDLADVVQVDTREGTRDWRNWWSIDPRPDGTRPTYGPMVNSIEEMVQVVATTDAVAITGAGVASLFRRADTTSRPIVDAAPSTVELVFLASDMPRAVERFVAVALGLSAVLSTR from the coding sequence ATGGATCTGAACCTACGGCTCGTGCGCTACTTCGTGGCTGTCGCCGACGCCGGAACCTTCACGAAAGCAGCTGAGCAACTGCACATTGCGACGCCGTCGCTGAGCCAACAGGTGCGCAAGCTCGAAGAGAGGCTGGGTGTCCTACTACTCGAGCGCGACCACCGCGGAGCTCGTCTCACGGACGCCGGGCAGGACTTCCTCGAGGAGAGCCGGGTTCTGCTGGCGGCGGCCGAATCTGCGGTCGGTGCGGCTCGGCGCCACAAGCGCAGTTCGTCCGGGAAGGTGCGCCTCGGATTCCTTGCCGGCGGTGCCGGGGAGCTGACCCGTCCGATCATCGACGAGTTCCATCGACGAGAACCCGAAGTGGAACTGGAACTGACGCAACTGGCGTGGGGGGACGAGCTGTCGGCGTTGACCTCCGGTCGGGTCGACATGGTCGTCGCCCGCCCACCTCTCGAGTCGCACCCACGGCTACGCCGGGTCGTTCTGTTCGAGGAGCCTCGTGTCCTGTTGATGGCACACGACCACCCGCTGGCACGCCGACGGAAGCTGCGAATCGTCGACCTCGCCGACGTCGTTCAGGTGGACACCCGAGAAGGGACCCGAGACTGGCGCAACTGGTGGTCGATCGATCCACGGCCGGACGGCACACGTCCCACCTACGGCCCCATGGTGAACAGCATCGAAGAGATGGTCCAGGTCGTCGCGACCACCGATGCGGTTGCGATCACCGGCGCAGGCGTGGCCAGCCTGTTCCGGCGAGCGGACACCACCTCGCGACCCATCGTGGACGCCGCACCGTCGACCGTCGAACTCGTCTTCCTGGCCTCGGACATGCCCCGCGCCGTCGAACGTTTCGTGGCAGTTGCGCTCGGGCTGAGTGCAGTCCTCAGCACCCGCTGA
- a CDS encoding cupin domain-containing protein, producing the protein MSVNATHHDDARVVDPIRPQLTGPEIDPQSNAPVAEVFARASSPVTGPTLSLASRVNNCDDIPWTPFPMPGTSFKLLNINETTGAASILLYVAENAQAPLHMHCGAAEAFNIFGRWAYEGEAESIGPNHYIYEPAGIVHLPKQEVESLMFGIFHGPIAGYNEDGTVAGVITHDLLYDLAAANNAVAHLPARTGR; encoded by the coding sequence ATGTCTGTCAACGCTACTCACCATGACGATGCTCGTGTGGTCGATCCGATCCGCCCGCAGCTGACCGGTCCCGAGATCGACCCGCAGTCCAACGCCCCAGTCGCAGAGGTCTTCGCTCGCGCCAGCTCCCCGGTGACCGGGCCGACGCTCAGTCTCGCCTCCCGGGTCAACAACTGCGACGATATCCCGTGGACCCCGTTCCCGATGCCGGGTACGTCCTTCAAGCTCCTGAACATCAACGAGACCACCGGTGCCGCCTCGATTCTGCTGTACGTGGCGGAGAATGCGCAGGCGCCGCTGCACATGCATTGCGGTGCCGCGGAGGCGTTCAACATCTTCGGCCGCTGGGCCTACGAGGGTGAGGCCGAATCCATCGGCCCCAACCACTACATCTACGAACCGGCCGGCATCGTGCACCTGCCCAAGCAGGAGGTCGAGTCACTGATGTTCGGCATCTTCCACGGTCCGATCGCCGGGTACAACGAGGACGGCACCGTCGCGGGGGTCATCACCCACGACCTGCTGTACGACCTCGCCGCGGCGAACAATGCGGTTGCTCACCTGCCTGCTCGGACGGGCCGCTAG